Proteins encoded together in one Terriglobus saanensis SP1PR4 window:
- a CDS encoding phage portal protein, translating into MAGVKDRIRGAWKGLQAGETNTRKTTPLPALLTPYRRLPIQGQGISPKPTAANLRKFAETPVARRAINIVKDRIACMDWQVRLKRDATTNSTTVEKLRETLEAPNPGDSFRTLIEQVLEDLLVGGFGAMEMELTGNADLPFRLWPVDGATVQVNAEWNGNAETPRYAQVNTRAGTEKSIPLLDRELMYLRLNPRTHTPFGLGRLEVAFESIRSFLEASRYAGRLAGNGVQQFALWMEETTPAQHERMVRWWQDEIEGTGQVPILSSEKKPEVLRFAGGTDADLHLGWQEFLLRMIANAFDLPPMLLGLEHDVNQSTASEMADDAFEGAIKPVAKLLSEHLTRDLFGKRLGLRDVEFVFNDLLSRDETTETSVQLDLLKAGVLTVEEVRAMRGL; encoded by the coding sequence GTGGCAGGAGTAAAAGACCGAATACGAGGAGCATGGAAGGGCCTGCAAGCGGGCGAGACAAACACAAGAAAAACCACACCCCTCCCCGCCCTGCTGACACCCTACCGCCGCCTCCCCATCCAGGGACAAGGCATCTCCCCAAAACCCACAGCAGCGAACCTGCGCAAATTCGCTGAAACGCCCGTAGCCCGACGCGCCATCAACATCGTCAAAGACCGCATCGCCTGCATGGACTGGCAGGTCCGCCTCAAACGCGACGCAACCACGAACTCCACAACCGTGGAAAAACTCCGCGAAACATTGGAAGCACCCAATCCAGGAGACTCCTTCCGCACCCTCATCGAGCAGGTGCTCGAAGACCTCCTCGTCGGCGGCTTCGGCGCCATGGAGATGGAACTCACCGGCAACGCCGACCTTCCTTTCCGCCTCTGGCCCGTCGATGGCGCGACGGTACAAGTCAATGCCGAATGGAACGGCAACGCGGAGACACCACGCTACGCCCAGGTCAACACGCGCGCAGGAACGGAGAAATCCATCCCTCTGCTCGATCGCGAGCTGATGTACCTCCGCCTGAATCCGCGGACACACACGCCCTTCGGCCTGGGTCGTCTCGAAGTCGCCTTCGAATCCATCCGCTCCTTTCTCGAAGCCTCGCGCTACGCCGGTCGTCTCGCAGGCAACGGCGTGCAGCAGTTCGCTCTGTGGATGGAAGAGACCACACCCGCGCAGCACGAACGCATGGTGCGCTGGTGGCAGGACGAGATCGAAGGCACGGGCCAGGTGCCCATCCTCAGCAGCGAAAAGAAGCCCGAGGTCCTGCGCTTCGCGGGCGGTACGGATGCCGACCTTCACCTCGGCTGGCAGGAGTTTCTTCTGCGCATGATCGCAAACGCCTTCGACCTTCCGCCCATGCTGCTCGGTCTCGAACACGACGTCAATCAATCCACCGCGTCCGAGATGGCGGACGACGCCTTCGAAGGCGCAATCAAGCCCGTCGCCAAACTGCTCTCCGAACACCTCACGCGGGACCTCTTCGGCAAACGCCTGGGCCTGCGCGACGTGGAGTTCGTCTTCAACGATCTCCTCAGCCGCGACGAGACGACCGAGACCAGCGTGCAGCTCGATCTATTGAAAGCAGGCGTGCTCACCGTGGAGGAAGTGCGTGCGATGCGTGGCCTGTAA
- a CDS encoding DUF3037 domain-containing protein, giving the protein MASRMECEFFLVRYVPDTVKNEFVNIGVLLREAGRAESTRVRFTRDWSRVRCLDPDADTAMLEAMETEIAERLKLGEHDFKPVLQVMEDTLSNSLQLTEPRGCLAENLSAEMEQLMRMYVETVRERVIRPRTGRAAIAATMREEFERANVWDLMRKRISASQYTRVGDPLKIDCGYRPNGIIRMFQAISLEGDLEAAKVLAFSSSGLREGVQRLEGASLELTAIVEPLREMEDETAAVERYRFGVETMERESIRVLTVSDLERVAQTARRELNL; this is encoded by the coding sequence TTGGCAAGTCGCATGGAATGCGAGTTCTTTCTCGTCCGGTATGTTCCGGATACGGTGAAGAACGAGTTTGTAAACATCGGCGTCCTTCTGCGGGAAGCCGGGCGAGCGGAGAGTACTCGAGTACGCTTCACCCGCGATTGGAGCCGCGTACGCTGCCTGGATCCCGACGCCGACACGGCCATGCTCGAAGCCATGGAGACAGAGATCGCCGAGCGCCTGAAGCTGGGCGAGCACGACTTCAAACCGGTGCTGCAGGTGATGGAAGACACCCTGTCGAACTCACTCCAGCTCACGGAGCCGCGTGGCTGCCTGGCCGAGAACCTCTCCGCCGAAATGGAACAACTCATGCGCATGTACGTCGAAACGGTACGCGAACGGGTCATCCGTCCCAGAACGGGACGGGCCGCCATCGCCGCCACGATGCGCGAAGAGTTTGAACGCGCGAACGTCTGGGACCTGATGCGCAAAAGGATCTCCGCATCGCAGTACACGCGCGTGGGCGATCCACTAAAGATCGACTGTGGCTACCGTCCGAACGGCATCATCCGCATGTTCCAGGCGATCTCCCTCGAAGGCGACCTGGAAGCAGCCAAGGTACTGGCGTTCTCCTCCTCAGGCCTGCGCGAAGGCGTGCAGAGGCTGGAGGGCGCATCGCTGGAGCTGACCGCAATCGTAGAACCTCTCCGCGAGATGGAAGACGAGACCGCAGCAGTCGAGCGGTACCGCTTCGGCGTGGAAACCATGGAACGCGAATCAATCCGCGTCTTAACCGTAAGCGACCTGGAACGCGTAGCTCAAACCGCCCGTCGCGAACTGAACCTCTAA
- a CDS encoding HipA family kinase, whose protein sequence is MLLREGGGTHVAVLAVQAIRRMRGGAQSQLMLGADGKLWVVKFQNNPQHLRVLANELIATRLAEAVGLTVPATDVIEVTEWLVENSPEMVVDLARGGRERCAPGLQFGSQFVGGLAVGVGPGRVLDYLPEEQLSEVRNVAEFAGMLVIDKWTGNANGRQAVFSRKVRERKYTATFIDQGYCFHAGEWKFEDAPLRGVYGRNKVYAGITGWESFDPWLTRVEQMSEETLWSIAEVVPPEWYGGNTAEIEQLIQEMLARRSRVRELIVSFRDSNREPFPNWGRKIVPPSVMGTPNFVM, encoded by the coding sequence ATGCTGCTGCGAGAGGGTGGGGGGACACACGTGGCGGTTTTGGCGGTACAGGCAATTCGCAGAATGCGCGGTGGAGCGCAGAGCCAGCTCATGCTGGGAGCGGATGGCAAGCTCTGGGTCGTGAAGTTTCAGAACAATCCCCAGCACCTGCGTGTGCTGGCGAACGAGTTGATCGCAACGCGGCTCGCCGAAGCGGTGGGTCTGACCGTACCCGCAACGGACGTGATCGAAGTTACGGAGTGGCTGGTAGAAAATTCGCCCGAGATGGTGGTAGACCTCGCACGCGGCGGCCGAGAGCGATGCGCCCCGGGCCTGCAGTTTGGATCGCAGTTCGTCGGCGGCCTTGCCGTAGGTGTGGGGCCGGGGCGCGTTCTGGACTACCTCCCGGAGGAGCAACTGAGCGAGGTGCGCAATGTGGCCGAGTTCGCCGGCATGCTCGTAATCGACAAATGGACGGGCAACGCCAACGGTCGGCAGGCCGTCTTTTCACGAAAGGTGCGTGAGCGGAAGTATACGGCGACGTTCATCGACCAGGGATATTGCTTCCACGCCGGAGAGTGGAAGTTCGAGGACGCTCCTCTGCGTGGCGTCTACGGCCGCAACAAAGTCTACGCGGGCATAACGGGATGGGAGAGCTTCGATCCCTGGTTGACGCGCGTAGAACAAATGTCCGAGGAGACGCTCTGGTCCATTGCGGAAGTCGTCCCTCCCGAGTGGTACGGAGGGAATACGGCAGAGATAGAGCAGTTAATACAAGAAATGTTGGCAAGGCGTTCCCGTGTGAGGGAGCTCATCGTTTCGTTTAGGGATTCAAATCGGGAACCATTTCCGAATTGGGGCCGAAAGATTGTGCCGCCAAGCGTTATGGGTACACCGAATTTCGTAATGTAG
- a CDS encoding terminase gives MQTIEPEVPATDKDPPPTESRIEQTERLLKIRSKSGAIIPLTANTAQWNYELNRKEKNIVLKARQMGMSTWIAGQFFLKTIQTPGTMTVLVAHTREATEQMFRIVQRMWENLPDDLREGPAKRSRANVGQMAFPALDSEFRVVSAGEQNAGRSMSIQNLHCSELSRWPGDAASTLAGLKAALAPGGEMVLESTPNGAYGCFYQEWMEAEAQRMARHFLPWWMEPTYLGARVEASDWTEEERALVSREGLRPEQIGYRRELQRTYRGMARQEFAEDAVSCFRASGECFFELDAIEARLAELTPPLASRRSGSLLLWMPPVKGRRYLIASDPAGGGSEGDFAAAQVVDIDLGLQCAELRQRLNPRELAEVLIDLAREYNGALIVVERNNHGAGVLAYLEKRGVAVYEEGGQAGWPTNSVTRPRMLARLNLLLNEQPWLFKSERLLTECRSFVRGPGGRPEAATGAHDDCVMSMAMALAVREEVART, from the coding sequence ATGCAAACAATCGAACCAGAAGTACCCGCGACCGACAAAGACCCACCCCCAACAGAATCCAGAATCGAACAAACAGAACGCCTCCTCAAAATCCGAAGTAAATCCGGGGCAATTATCCCGCTCACAGCCAACACCGCCCAATGGAACTACGAACTCAACCGCAAAGAAAAGAACATCGTTCTCAAAGCCCGGCAAATGGGCATGAGCACATGGATCGCAGGACAGTTCTTCCTCAAAACCATCCAGACACCCGGAACCATGACCGTCCTCGTCGCCCACACGCGCGAGGCAACAGAACAGATGTTCCGCATCGTGCAGCGCATGTGGGAGAACCTTCCCGACGACTTGCGTGAGGGCCCAGCAAAGCGCTCCCGCGCGAACGTCGGACAGATGGCCTTCCCTGCCCTGGACTCGGAGTTTCGCGTCGTCAGCGCAGGCGAACAAAACGCTGGGCGCAGCATGAGTATCCAGAACCTGCACTGCTCCGAGCTCTCGCGCTGGCCCGGCGATGCGGCATCAACGCTGGCAGGATTAAAGGCAGCACTCGCACCCGGCGGAGAAATGGTATTGGAGTCGACTCCCAACGGAGCCTACGGCTGCTTCTACCAGGAGTGGATGGAGGCCGAAGCGCAACGCATGGCGCGCCACTTCCTCCCCTGGTGGATGGAGCCGACCTACCTCGGCGCGAGAGTCGAAGCAAGCGACTGGACCGAGGAAGAACGCGCTCTGGTCTCACGCGAAGGCCTCCGCCCCGAGCAGATCGGCTATCGCCGCGAGCTGCAAAGGACCTATCGCGGCATGGCCCGTCAGGAGTTTGCAGAAGACGCCGTAAGCTGCTTCCGCGCCAGCGGCGAATGCTTCTTCGAACTCGACGCGATCGAGGCACGCTTGGCAGAGCTGACGCCTCCACTCGCAAGCCGCCGCAGCGGCAGCCTCCTGCTCTGGATGCCACCCGTCAAAGGACGGCGGTATCTCATCGCCTCCGACCCCGCAGGCGGAGGAAGCGAAGGCGACTTCGCCGCCGCACAGGTCGTGGACATCGATCTGGGCCTGCAATGCGCGGAGCTGCGGCAACGCCTCAACCCGCGCGAGCTCGCCGAAGTCCTCATCGATCTGGCGCGCGAGTACAACGGTGCCCTGATCGTCGTCGAGCGTAACAACCACGGCGCAGGCGTCTTGGCCTACCTGGAGAAACGCGGCGTAGCCGTCTATGAAGAAGGTGGACAGGCAGGTTGGCCGACCAACTCCGTAACGCGCCCAAGGATGCTCGCCAGACTGAACCTTCTGCTCAACGAGCAGCCCTGGCTCTTCAAAAGCGAGCGCCTGCTGACCGAATGCCGCAGCTTCGTCCGCGGCCCCGGCGGTCGCCCCGAAGCCGCCACCGGCGCCCACGACGACTGCGTCATGTCCATGGCCATGGCCCTCGCGGTAAGAGAAGAAGTAGCGAGAACCTAA
- a CDS encoding sigma factor-like helix-turn-helix DNA-binding protein, whose amino-acid sequence MSTAVILPMVWATAQTQKPVQTEMPRKELVQATPEMAFYRKYTEGMLRRYMKLSMESGRVPSMLGREIFRGKVTNYRVNSFEDVVIFVTDVERAMAELDKTAQTLLKRIAIQEYTHGEVAGMLGMSVRSVIRRYNESADELTAIFLRKGLLIPLVESYAGKTCQGGA is encoded by the coding sequence ATGAGTACAGCCGTAATTCTGCCCATGGTATGGGCGACAGCACAGACGCAGAAGCCCGTGCAGACAGAGATGCCCCGGAAAGAGCTGGTGCAGGCGACGCCGGAGATGGCGTTCTACCGCAAGTACACAGAGGGTATGCTGCGGCGGTACATGAAGCTGTCCATGGAGTCGGGCCGCGTGCCGTCAATGCTGGGACGAGAGATCTTTCGCGGCAAGGTCACGAACTATCGCGTGAACAGCTTCGAAGACGTCGTCATCTTTGTGACGGACGTGGAGCGCGCCATGGCCGAACTGGATAAGACAGCCCAGACACTCCTGAAGCGGATCGCGATCCAGGAGTATACCCACGGCGAAGTCGCGGGCATGTTGGGGATGAGCGTCCGCTCGGTCATCCGTCGCTACAACGAGTCGGCGGACGAGCTAACGGCAATCTTCCTGCGCAAAGGCCTACTCATCCCGCTTGTGGAAAGCTATGCAGGAAAAACCTGTCAAGGGGGTGCCTAA
- a CDS encoding Gfo/Idh/MocA family protein produces the protein MSVSVAVVGVGSFGRNHLRVYRDLPKADLVAFVDAEEEVRARLSAEYSVPAFATVEELFASGLKIDAASVCVPTVHHAAVAEKLLSAGIDTLIEKPIASTLAEADALIALAEKHGRVLQVGHLERFNPAVTAAFSHLNRPMFFEAHRLSIFTPRSLDVDVVLDLMIHDLDVVLSLVPSPVREVRAVGLPVLSRKTDIANVRLEFENGCVANFTASRVSTERVRKLRFFQPHQYLSLDFARQDLFLIDVTAAASLTPAQLEAVFAAHQQQLDLQHPTPGLSLNKLPTEPGEPLKLELEAFLHAVETREAPRVTGLQGRNALALALEINAAIAEHGERAGLL, from the coding sequence GTGTCCGTTTCCGTCGCCGTTGTTGGCGTTGGCTCCTTCGGCCGCAACCATCTTCGCGTCTATCGCGATTTGCCCAAGGCGGACCTCGTCGCTTTTGTGGACGCGGAGGAGGAAGTGCGTGCGCGGCTCTCTGCTGAGTACAGCGTTCCCGCGTTTGCCACGGTGGAAGAGCTTTTTGCGAGTGGCTTAAAGATCGATGCAGCCAGCGTCTGCGTTCCGACGGTGCATCATGCGGCGGTGGCGGAGAAGCTGCTCTCTGCCGGGATCGACACGCTGATTGAGAAGCCCATCGCTTCGACGCTTGCAGAAGCGGATGCTTTGATTGCGCTTGCGGAGAAGCATGGACGCGTTCTGCAGGTGGGGCATCTGGAACGCTTCAATCCCGCGGTTACGGCGGCGTTCTCGCATCTCAATCGACCAATGTTTTTTGAGGCGCACCGGCTGAGCATCTTTACGCCGCGCTCGCTGGATGTCGATGTTGTGCTGGACCTGATGATTCACGATCTGGATGTCGTTCTTTCGCTGGTTCCTTCGCCGGTGCGCGAGGTCCGCGCTGTGGGTTTGCCGGTGCTTTCGCGGAAGACGGATATTGCCAACGTTCGGCTGGAGTTTGAGAACGGCTGCGTAGCGAACTTTACGGCTTCGCGTGTTTCTACGGAGCGCGTGCGCAAGCTGCGGTTCTTTCAGCCGCATCAGTATCTTTCACTGGACTTTGCGCGGCAGGATCTATTTTTGATCGATGTGACGGCTGCGGCTTCGTTGACGCCTGCCCAGCTTGAGGCGGTCTTTGCTGCGCATCAGCAGCAGTTGGATCTGCAGCATCCCACGCCGGGGCTTTCGCTGAACAAGCTGCCTACGGAGCCGGGTGAGCCGCTCAAATTGGAGCTGGAGGCTTTTCTGCATGCGGTGGAGACGCGGGAGGCGCCGCGCGTGACGGGTTTGC